A window of the Gorilla gorilla gorilla isolate KB3781 chromosome 8, NHGRI_mGorGor1-v2.1_pri, whole genome shotgun sequence genome harbors these coding sequences:
- the TACR2 gene encoding substance-K receptor, whose translation MGTCDIVTEANISSGPESNTTGTTAFSMPSWQLALWATAYLALVLVAVTGNAIIIWIILAHRRMRTVTNYFIVNLALADLCMAAFNAAFNFVYASHNIWYFGRAFCYFQNLFPITAMFVSIYSMTAIAADRYMAIVHPFQPRLSAPGTKAVIAGIWLVALALASPQCFYSTITMDQGATKCVVAWPEDSGGKTLLLYHLVVIALIYFLPLAVMFVAYSVIGLTLWRRAVPGHQAHGANLRHLQAKKKFVKTMVLVVVTFAICWLPYHLYFILGSFQEDIYCHKFIQQVYLALFWLAMSSTMYNPIIYCCLNHRFRSGFRLAFRCCPWVTPTKEDKLELTPTTSLSTRVNRCHTKETLFMAGDAAPSEATSGEAGRPQDGSGL comes from the exons ATGGGGACCTGTGACATTGTGACTGAAGCCAATATCTCATCTGGCCCTGAGAGCAACACCACGGGCACCACAGCCTtctccatgcccagctggcaACTGGCACTGTGGGCCACAGCCTACCTGGCCCTGGTGCTGGTGGCCGTGACGGGTAATGCCATCATCATCTGGATCATCCTGGCCCATCGGAGGATGCGCACAGTCACCAACTACTTCATCGTCAATCTGGCGCTGGCTGACCTCTGCATGGCTGCCTTCAATGCCGCCTTCAACTTTGTCTATGCCAGCCACAACATCTGGTACTTTGGCCGTGCCTTCTGCTACTTCCAGAACCTCTTCCCCATCACAGCCATGTTTGTCAGCATCTACTCCATGACCGCCATTGCTGCCGACAG GTACATGGCCATCGTCCACCCCTTCCAGCCTCGGCTTTCAGCCCCCGGCACCAAGGCGGTTATTGCTGGCATCTGGCTGGTGGCTCTCGCCCTGGCCTCCCCCCAGTGCTTCTACTCCACCATCACCATGGACCAGGGTGCCACCAAGTGCGTGGTGGCCTGGCCCGAAGACAGCGGGGGCAAGACGCTCCTCCT GTACCACCTCGTGGTGATCGCCCTCATCTACTTCCTGCCGCTCGCGGTGATGTTCGTCGCCTACAGCGTCATCGGCCTCACGCTCTGGAGGCGCGCAGTGCCCGGACATCAGGCGCACGGTGCCAACCTGCGCCACCTGCAGGCCAAGAAGAAG TTTGTGAAGAccatggtgctggtggtggtgacgTTTGCCATCTGCTGGCTGCCCTACCACCTCTACTTCATCCTGGGCAGCTTCCAGGAGGACATCTACTGCCACAAGTTCATCCAGCAAGTCTACCTGGCACTCTTCTGGTTGGCCATGAGCTCTACCATGTACAATCCCATCATCTACTGCTGCCTCAACCACAG GTTTCGCTCTGGATTCCGGCTTGCCTTCCGCTGCTGCCCATGGGTCACACCCACCAAGGAAGATAAGCTCGAGCTGACTCCCACAACCTCCCTCTCCACGAGAGTCAACAGGTGTCACACTAAGGAGACTTTGTTCATGGCTGGGGATGCAGCCCCCTCCGAGGCTACCAGTGGGGAGGCGGGGCGTCCCCAGGATGGATCAGGGCTATGA